In Pseudoxanthomonas sp. SE1, the genomic stretch CGCAGGAGTTCCCCCATGCAGCCCACCCACACCCTCCTCATCACCGGTGCCGCCAGCGGCATCGGCGCCGGCATCGCCGCGCAACTGGCCGAAGCCGGCCGCCACGTCATCGTCAGCGACCTCAACCTCGACGCGGCCGAAGCGGTCGCGACGCAGATCCGCACCGAAGGCGGTTCGGCGGAGGCCGTGGCACTGGACGTCACCTCGCAGGACAGCATCGATGCCGCGCTGGCCACGATCTCGCGCCCCATCGACGTACTGGTGAACAACGCCGGCCTGCAGCATGTCTCGCCGCTGGAGGACTTCCCGATCGAGAAGTGGGACTTCCTGGTGCAGGTGATGCTGGTGGGCGTGGCCCGCCTGACCCGCGCGGTGCTGCCGGGCATGCGCGAGCGTGGCTTCGGCCGCATCGTCAACATCGGCAGCATCCACGCGCTGGTGGCCAGCCCGTACAAGAGCGCCTACGTGGCGGCGAAGCACGGCCTGGTCGGCTTCTCCAAGGTGCTGGCGCTGGAAACCGCCGACACCGACATCACCATCAACACCGTCTGCCCCAGCTACGTGAAGACGCCGCTGGTGGACAAGCAGATCGCCGACCAGGCGCGCACGCGCGGCATTTCCGAGGCCGACGTGGTCAGCCAGGTGATGCTGAAGCCGATGCCGAAGGGCGTCTTCATAGGCCTGGACGAACTGGCCGGCATCACCGCCTTCCTCACCTCGCCCGCCGCGCGCAACATCACCGGCCAGACCATCGTGGTGGATGGCGGCTGGACGGTGCAATGAAGCGAGCTGCGAGTGAAGAGGCGTGAGGAGTGAGCGAAAGGCCGCTTCTCCGTCCTTGCCTCCCTCACTTCCCACCCCTCTCCGCTCACTTCTGCCTGTATGCCCAGCCTGCTGATCGCCGACGACCACCCGCTGTTCCGTGCCGCCCTGCGCGGTGCCGCAGCGGATGCCGTGGCGCAGCTGTCGGTGCGCGAAGCCGAGTCGCTGGATGGCGTCATCGCCACGCTGGAGGCGCACGACGACATCGATCTGGTGCTGCTGGACCTGCACATGCCCGGCAACCATGGCTTGGCGGGTCTTGCGGCGATCCGCGCGCAGTTCCCCGCAGTGGCCGTCGTGGTGGTGTCGGCGAACGATGATCCGCGCGTGGTGCGCCGGGCACTGGACCACGGTGCTGCCGGCTACCTGCCGAAGAGTTCCGGACTGGATGAGTTACGCGATGCGATCCGCAGCGTGCTGGCCTGCGAGCAGTGGCTGCCCGCATCGCTGCGCGGCGCCGTTGCGCGCGCACAGTCGTCCGAACACGACACCGCACTGGCTGGCCGACTGGCCAGCCTCTCGCCGCAGCAGTTCCGCGTACTGACGCTGGTGGCGCAGGGCTTGTTGAACAAGCAGATCGCAGACCGCCTGGATGTGCAGGAACGCACCGTCAAGGCGCACCTGTCCGCCATCTTCGACCGCCTGGGCGTGCGCAACCGTACCCAGGCGGGCGTGGTGCTGCGCGAACTGGAGCTGACGGATCCGGCGCGGCATATCGAGTAATCCCGTAATCCGCCGAGACAATACCTCCTGGTTCCCCGTCGTCGTCCTGGCGCAAGCCGGGATCCATCCGGATTCCGCAGCTGCTTCGTTGGAGCGTAGTACCGCCCAGCACAAGCAACATGGGTCCCAGCCTTCGCTGGGACGACGGGCTTGCGTGCCCTCTGCTCGTCATCCCAGCGCAAGCTGGGATCCATCTGGATCCTGCAGATGCTTCGCCGGGATCGTAGTACCGCCCAGCAAAGGCAACATGGGTCCCAGCATTCGCTGGGACGACGGAGCCAGCCTGCCCCCTGCTCGTCATCCCAGCGGAAGCTGGGATCCATCTGGATCCTGCGGGTGCTTCGCTGGGATCGTAGTACCGCCCAGCAAAGGCAACATGGGTCCCAGCATTCGCTGGGACGACGGAACCCTTCTCGTGGAACATGCAGATTCAGCGACCTCCAAAGAGCTGCGGTCATTTTTTCGCCACACACCTTGACAGCATTGCGCCACAACGCGCGCCGGCGCTTATCCACATGTTGATCGACAGGCCATCCACACCGGGTGTGGACAACCCGGACACCGTACCGTCACGGCCTGGTCAAAAATTCGCCACCCATCTTGACAGGCTTGCGGCACAAGGCGCCGGCGCGGTTATCCACATGGTTTCCCGAACACTCTCCACATGCCGTGTGGACAAGCATCAGCGTGGAACACAGGCGCCGCCCCACTGTAGGAGCGACGTAAGTCGCGACCGTGGACACGGGAAGCCTTGATGACGGATGACACGGACGAGGGGGACGCTGCTTCGTGGCGATCCCTGCTCATCCAACGCGCGCTGGCTGTGCTGGATTCCGGTCGCGACTTACGTCGCTCCTACAGGAGAAGCATGCGCACGTGCAGGCTCAGATCCGCGAGTAGTCCCACGAGACCATGCGGCCCTCGTGGTACGGCATGACGCCGTGGAAGCCGCGCGGGTCCTCGTCGAACACCAACGGCAGGAAGTGGCGGTCGCCGTCCCACAGCGGCAGGTCCAGGATCTTCTCCACCGGCACCCATTCCAGCGTGCCTTCCGGATTGCGCTCGAATGGCGTACCGCTGTAAGCGGTGATGACGAAGACGAATCCCAGCCAGTCCTCGCCGTGCTTGCCGAAGCCCGGCCAGCTGATCGTGCCGCGCAGGGTCATCGCGTCGCAATCGATGCCGGCTTCCTCGT encodes the following:
- a CDS encoding response regulator transcription factor; translated protein: MPSLLIADDHPLFRAALRGAAADAVAQLSVREAESLDGVIATLEAHDDIDLVLLDLHMPGNHGLAGLAAIRAQFPAVAVVVVSANDDPRVVRRALDHGAAGYLPKSSGLDELRDAIRSVLACEQWLPASLRGAVARAQSSEHDTALAGRLASLSPQQFRVLTLVAQGLLNKQIADRLDVQERTVKAHLSAIFDRLGVRNRTQAGVVLRELELTDPARHIE
- a CDS encoding 3-hydroxybutyrate dehydrogenase, encoding MQPTHTLLITGAASGIGAGIAAQLAEAGRHVIVSDLNLDAAEAVATQIRTEGGSAEAVALDVTSQDSIDAALATISRPIDVLVNNAGLQHVSPLEDFPIEKWDFLVQVMLVGVARLTRAVLPGMRERGFGRIVNIGSIHALVASPYKSAYVAAKHGLVGFSKVLALETADTDITINTVCPSYVKTPLVDKQIADQARTRGISEADVVSQVMLKPMPKGVFIGLDELAGITAFLTSPAARNITGQTIVVDGGWTVQ
- a CDS encoding 8-oxo-dGTP diphosphatase; amino-acid sequence: MPYTPIVATLGYVLSPDRSQVLLIHRNARQDDQHLGKYNGLGGKIERDEDVVAGMRREIHEEAGIDCDAMTLRGTISWPGFGKHGEDWLGFVFVITAYSGTPFERNPEGTLEWVPVEKILDLPLWDGDRHFLPLVFDEDPRGFHGVMPYHEGRMVSWDYSRI